From the genome of Fusarium fujikuroi IMI 58289 draft genome, chromosome FFUJ_chr06:
actatagtatattttattttagtatttcttttatactattatagtattttttaaataaaaaaataaaaatatataataaatagaaaaaggttatataatatctttaaaggcAGTTTAAAGTctgttatttatatttataatattttatttagctaaattaaaCCCCTACTAAATGTTtcaataataactttagatGTTATTTGTCTAATGTCGAGTAGGGCTCTAGTGAAATAATCTATAAGCGAGCGCTTTTACAATTTTGATACATGGCATCACGATTCTGTTTTAAAACAATTTTCATCCCTTGTAGGGGCTGGGGCCAACCATAAGCTCGGGCTTAACAAGAGTatcaaactcctcctcagtcAGAGCCTGGAGCTCGAGAGCACTCTGCTTGAGGGTCAGACCCTTCTTGTGAGCATTCTTGGCGACCTTGCTGGCCATATCGTAACCGATCTTGGGGTTGAGGCAAGTGACAAGCATGAGTCTATAAATCTGGTCAGTACTTATTTCGAGTGCCTGGTGGTAGAAACTTACGACTCCTTCATGATGCtggcaatcttctcctcattgGCTGCGAGACCAGCAACGAGGTTCTTCTCGAAAGAGCGCATGCCATCTGTTAGAAGGCGCGAGCTGTGCAGGAGGTTGCGGATGACCAGAGGTTTGTAAACATTAAGCTCGAACTGGCCATTCATACCACCAATAGTGGTCGCAACGTGATTGCCCATAACCTGGGCACAGACCATGGTTAAAGCTTCACATTGCGTGGGGTTAACCTTTCCAGGCatgatgctgctgccagGCTCGTTTTCGGGGAGGTTAAGCTCACCAAGGCCACAGCGAGGGCCACTGCCGAGGTATCGAATATCCTGAGCGATCTTGGTAAGAGAGGCAGCAAGGGTGTTAAGAGAGCCGTGGGCTTGGACAATAGCGTCATGGGCAGCCAGGGCCTCAAACTTGTTAGGGGCAGTCTTGAACTCGGTGCCAGTCATGTTGGTGACCTCCTCAGCAATAGCCTCAGCGAAACCCTGGAAAGTATTGATGCCGGTGCCAACGGCAGTGCCGCCCTGGGCGAGCAGACGCAAATCAGGGAGAGAGCTCTCTACACGCTTGATGCCAAAGTCGAGTTGAGCAACGTAGCCAGAGAACTCTTGGGCGAGAGTCAGAGGTGTAGCGTCCTGGAGATGAGTACGTCCGATCTTGATAATCTTCTTAGCCTCAAACTCAtcgaccttcttctgcaGGGCAGCACGGAGGCTATGGAGGGCAGGCAAAAGCTCGCCCTCAATATCAAGGACGGCAGCGATGTGCATAACAGTAGGGAAGGTGTCGTTGGAAGAGGCACTACGGTTAACGTGATCGTTGGGGTGGACAGGCTTCTTGCTACCCATAGTTCCGCCGAGGATCTCGATGGCTCGGTTGGAAATGACCTCGTTTGCGTTCATGTTGGACTGAGTGCCGGAGCCCGTCTGCCAAACGACAAGAGGGAAGTGGTCGAGGAGTTTGCCATCAGCAACCTCCTTGGCGGCCTGTTGAATAGCAGCACCAATCTTGGGGTCTGCGAAAATGATCGTTAGCGTTTTGACACTCAGAGTAGGCAGTGTCCATCTCCGTTGAGGTTAAACGGCTTGGTGTACAAAATCTACCCCGCCATGGAACGGGTACAAGTCAAGCCCTCCAAGCGGAACAGTGGAAAACAAGATATTACCACCAAACAGCCCTGTATGAATGCAATTGCTACTCACCAAGGCCATATCGCATGTTGACAGTGGCGGCAGCACCCTTCAGGATACCAAATGCCTTGACGATGGGTGGAGGCATGCGATCCTGGGGCTGGTTGATGCGAAAGTTCTCGAGAGACCGCTCCGTCTGGGCTCCCCAGTATCGGTCGGCGGGGACCTGGATCTCGCCAAAGGCATCGCTCTCTGTTCGTGTCTGAGACATTCTGGCCGAAGTGCTGTGAATAGCTCTGGAGAGTTGAAGACCAGCAACCCGAGTCTTGTT
Proteins encoded in this window:
- a CDS encoding probable FUM1-fumarate hydratase codes for the protein MLRTVTGRAAASGLVKSALPRVSQAAASTCSFAPQLRLQNKTRVAGLQLSRAIHSTSARMSQTRTESDAFGEIQVPADRYWGAQTERSLENFRINQPQDRMPPPIVKAFGILKGAAATVNMRYGLDPKIGAAIQQAAKEVADGKLLDHFPLVVWQTGSGTQSNMNANEVISNRAIEILGGTMGSKKPVHPNDHVNRSASSNDTFPTVMHIAAVLDIEGELLPALHSLRAALQKKVDEFEAKKIIKIGRTHLQDATPLTLAQEFSGYVAQLDFGIKRVESSLPDLRLLAQGGTAVGTGINTFQGFAEAIAEEVTNMTGTEFKTAPNKFEALAAHDAIVQAHGSLNTLAASLTKIAQDIRYLGSGPRCGLGELNLPENEPGSSIMPGKVNPTQCEALTMVCAQVMGNHVATTIGGMNGQFELNVYKPLVIRNLLHSSRLLTDGMRSFEKNLVAGLAANEEKIASIMKESLMLVTCLNPKIGYDMASKVAKNAHKKGLTLKQSALELQALTEEEFDTLVKPELMVGPSPYKG